The Actinomycetota bacterium genomic sequence GACAACGTTGACTTCGATTGGCTCATCGTCCTTTCCGGCCAGGACTACGCGATCCGACCATTGCCGGATATCGAGGCGTTCCTCGCCTCGACCCCGTACGACGGCTTCGTCTCCGGATCGCCGGTCGAGAGTTTGAAGCCGCGAAGCGCTCGGGAGGCGCGACGTCGCTACTACTATCGCTACTTTCGCGTTCCGGGGCTGCCGTCTGTGATTGCTCGTCGCCTACACGCGTGGGCCTCCGCAAGCGGTCGCACCGATGCCCTCTCGAAGCGACTGACTCCCGTGACGGTGAAGGCTCTCCCTGACGGAAGCGTCGTTTACGTGGGGTTCCGGCGGATCCGGACGCCGTTCACGCCGGCGTTCCCTTGCTACCGCGGTGGATTCTGGATCACGTTGTCGGCCAAAGCCGTCGCGGCCGTCGATCGCTTCGTCCAGGAGAATCCGAAGTACGTCCGATACTACCGGCGGACTCGGGTTCCGGATGAGTCGTTCTTCAACACGATCTTGTTGAACGACCCGACCCTCAATATCTGTCGAGACGATCGGCGGTACGTCCGATTTCCTCCACATCGCTCCCCGCGTCCAGACGTCCTCTCCATCGAAGACCTGGAGCCGATGCTCGCGTCAGGCAAGGACTTCGCCCGGAAGTTCGACACGCGCATCGACGGCGCGATCCTGGACGCGCTCGACGAACGGGTCCATCGCATC encodes the following:
- a CDS encoding beta-1,6-N-acetylglucosaminyltransferase — encoded protein: MTKIAFLVCSHTNPDQVARLVRLLSAHDGASSVVVDHSEYDSHLDRGRLARLPGVRILDRRHPVEWGDFSFIDIILGDVRWVMDNVDFDWLIVLSGQDYAIRPLPDIEAFLASTPYDGFVSGSPVESLKPRSAREARRRYYYRYFRVPGLPSVIARRLHAWASASGRTDALSKRLTPVTVKALPDGSVVYVGFRRIRTPFTPAFPCYRGGFWITLSAKAVAAVDRFVQENPKYVRYYRRTRVPDESFFNTILLNDPTLNICRDDRRYVRFPPHRSPRPDVLSIEDLEPMLASGKDFARKFDTRIDGAILDALDERVHRIGVSVPEIT